The Trichoderma breve strain T069 chromosome 2, whole genome shotgun sequence DNA segment CAGCCACCCCCTAGCCTTGTCGAAATAATCACCCTAGAACAGAGAAACGAGTTGTCAGCCACTGTGTCGTCGGCCTTGATTGCCAGCAGGAAGGTCCACCCATTATTACCTTTAATTCTATGTGCTGTGTTGTTGGGTTGATCCGCACATCCTCTCTAGCGACACCAAGGCCACCAACTAGATCCTCTAATAGCCGTACACGATCACCGTCGACCTTCTTAATCAAAACCACCTGGCGTGTGCCGCCTGACTGCCACCTCCGGTATATAGGGAGCTGGACAGAAGGTGTACGGCGCACTATATAGCCAAGGCTAACGAGCTCTTCTGGTGTTTTGGTTGGCGGAGGTACAGGGGCGCGACTCAATTGACGCAAATGAGGGGgaatcttgagcttctggtTGGGGTTTTGTCGAGACGAGGGCTTTGTCGAGATGGATGCTGCTTGGAGGGTGGAAAGGAATGGAGATCTTGATGCGAAGGCGTTGATTCGCGTCTGTACTGCAGGCCTATAGAGACTTGCACTCCTCAAAGGGAGAGCTCTAGGCATAAGGTAACTCATCTTGAGTGTAGTGATACAATAGTAGACAACGACTTGCGCCGTTAGAGTTCGTGATTCGGATCGAGTTTGGAGAAAGTCGATCCAATGGCGGAGATGGATCCTTGCAACAGGGTCCTATTTGATCGTCTCGTTGGGTAATGAAAGAGCAAAAGATCCGAATGACCTAATGAACAAGGAGAGTCACCGTCCCAGTGACGCACGAGCTTTCAATTCAGCCCGGTTGCTGTCTTGCGCCTCTGCTTTCGAGCCTTCAAAGTTCCTTTTTGCTTCAAATCGCCAGATCACATGATGCGCCGCAAAACTTTGGTTCTTTGGCGACAGATATCGGCAGATATTCGGGTAAAAAAGCGCAAACCCCCCCACACCACTTTGTGTATTCGCGAAATTCACCAAAAATCTGCCCCTCCATTTACAGGCGAC contains these protein-coding regions:
- a CDS encoding mitochondrial large subunit ribosomal protein (Img2) domain-containing protein, coding for MSYLMPRALPLRSASLYRPAVQTRINAFASRSPFLSTLQAASISTKPSSRQNPNQKLKIPPHLRQLSRAPVPPPTKTPEELVSLGYIVRRTPSVQLPIYRRWQSGGTRQVVLIKKVDGDRVRLLEDLVGGLGVAREDVRINPTTQHIELKGDYFDKARGWLLERGF